tattattattttttatcaaggtttacATGGTGGGGGCTATGTTCTTGCTCATAAACTTGTAAAGTCATAGAGCCTATCTCATGCCTAAGTCTTTTTCTGGTGCGTGAATAAGACTCAAATGAGGATCAATGGTGACGGATTGTTTAGAGCGTCTCGTATGAGAATGATGCGTGTAGGTGTTACTTGTTGAAACAATAAGAGATTATGTTTTAGTAATTCaatcaattattcaaaaatatattatattacctTCATTAATAATagctaaaaatatcatttgaatgTCATTATTTCAAATTCTTGAATGGTCCAAGGATTTAAAgaattagaatataaaaatgCATGTTAAATGTACCTATAACGGagttcaatttataaaaaaaaataattaacatatgATATTCAAATAAAGATCCTATTTCAACTACAATCTTAGATCAGATCCAAGTTAAAATTCCTTTATAAAgatccaataaaaaagaaaagataaaaaaaataattctttttttaatggttttaggAATGTAAGATGAACTTCCTTTTGGTTCTCCTAGAAAAGAGCTTTCactttttgattgaaaataagggattatatatgtatatatatatatatatatatatatatatatatataattctaagGATCAATGtacatttttttgttgaatcattaagaaaaataattaataaatatatttatatgtataataaaaaataaaatcacaaaagaattaataaaataaatcaaaatacacTAATTCACTTTATTtcgattataaaaaaaaagaatttaattgtattaatattaataagaactcatttttataatgtaacGACCTTGTCACAAGCATgtgtattttataaattatcacaAGTCCAAGTTATCAACCTATATTAGTTAAGATTTGTCCTTCAATATCATAGAGCATCTTTTTCTTctcaagaattaaataaaaattattttggagaCCAAGGAAGATTTCggttcaaattaaaagatataaatcTTATAATGAATGAATGGAAAAACTGGGTAagaaataattatcaaaatgaaTACGATTTATGTAAGATCATATGGTTTAGATTAATATTGCAAAAATGGCAAAATAGAATGAATCAATGATAGAttcaaaataaagatttaaataaatagaatttatatGAAAGAGACCAATTAATtcattatgaaaaacaaaataattttgaagtagATTCATTATCGAACcaaaaggataattttagaaaaatactatatatatatatatatatatatatatttattatataaatctatTAATTATGAAGACAAGAAAGACTCATTTATAAgcaagatatttttataattacaaaatatataaaagcaaattatttgatatgtCAAGAGGTATCCCTATCAATAAGCATCTAGTAAAGGATGGTATAATAGATATGGAAAAAATCTTGTatagaaaatatttgaatttgagaattctccatttttttttcttagaaagaaaTTCGATATGGAATCCTGGATCGATAACggatccaaataaaaaagatcattCTTAATTGGATAGGGATGAATGAAGAAATACTAGATTATCCCACATCaaatttagaattttgattCCTTTCAAATTTTGTGATACTTTGCAACgcatataagaaaaaatcacgGGTAATACCAATCAAATTACTTCTCAATCATGGATAGAATCATCAAAGATTTGACATTTTCGAACTCTGTCTGTAACTCGTTATAGGCTCGGGAAACAAAGAGAAAATGGTTATGGACAAGATATCTTACAACAAGAAGGAAAAGGATTAAAGAAAGGAAATCTTGAACATGTAGCAATCTCAAACATGTCAATATCAATTATAGttcattatttcaattaatcatttcttcggacagaaaaaaattatgtaaacaCTTACTTAAAATCTCACTTATCACATTTCATTATGACttccataattttttctaaagaaGTCACCATGATATATATGCTCCATGCATAAtatcatgaaatatatatatatataagtttttgaCTACTAATTAGTATCAGTAATAAGTGGTCTGAAAAGGTATCTAAGAATatcaaattaagatatttgtaCCATATTGAAGTAAGGAACCATTATATGTATGTTTGGAAAAGATTTCATTTAAAGAGAACCGAGAAAGCATTATCTAGTTGAAATGTTATGTATATACATGCCCTTTTCAACGCATTTCTTTAgacaaaaactttattttttttattttagatagtaaatattttattagaatatGAAATGTGAATCAAACtcatatttaaattgaaattgagatACCGATATAAGTTCTTTCCTTTTGAATCAAATAGATTAATATCTAAATGAGGTTGATTGTAAgttctttaaaatttgaatatttttaccTTTGTTTAAAGTGTTACAAAAATGTCCATGATGGAATAAATAGCTCTATGGACAAATAGTTTGCGTTAAATTTCGCATCACTTTGTGAAAAATTATTAGGTATGAATATATTAGATACTTGTGacttgattaataaaataatatctatcttcaaaaaagcaatttttttaccatcgcaaataaaatattttgttgcgaATGAACATGATATTATGAAATTATCCTGTGTAAAATCATAATTCTTGAGATAaggttttttcatataatttttttttatcatactagAAGCAGAAATGATGTAGATTATTTATCTTGTAGTAACATCTTGCTatcataaaattatcttttttattaaaaaaatattttaaaatcttttcttttcttttcttgttatgtTTATCTCTCTCATATATGGTAAATATCCACTATTTCCAACatcataaaattttctttaagtttattataaatattttttattttaacttatctttaaattttcaaaaaaaacaaattaatcaaaGTCTCGActttcattcatttttattttttttatctttatttctatctaaataatataaatatataaaatttaaagagattattttttttatttaatgattctcacaaaaaaataataattaaaataatgtaataataaaattgatatataatttgaaCATATATTCGagatttgtaaaaaaaagaaaagaaaagaatagaatTAACTTGTCTTCTTAcgagtttttgaaaaaacttaaaaaagtcCCAACGAGGAGGAGACGAGGCCAGGCTACCTACTCTCCCCAAATCTCTCTCTGTAAATTCgccatttcatcaataaaatcaaatcgcGTAAGTTTCGAACCCTAAAACCTTCAAGATTTCGTGATATTGCGAATTGTTTTGAATGATTTGTTAGTTCGAATTCTGATTTTGAATTTCTCttcattaaatttgaaattccTGGTTGGCTAGCTTGAAGCTTGAAGAATCATTCATATGTGCCGTGTCAGTTAGGCTGCCTTGCGTTATCGATCATCTTTTTTTCATCTACCTTcttcaaattgaagaaatgtaTTACTTTGATTCACAAAATGTGCTGCAGGATGTCaatgtgattattatttttaatttttttctcggaatttgaattttttttgttttttattttttgtttctagaTTTGACTATCGAAAGACGTGCCGAGATGGGGACTATACATCGCAGGTTTGGATTACTATGATGTTCAAGTAGGTAGTATCTTTATAATTAGTTTGCTAATCTAGGTTGATTAATCTCCAGTTTCTCCTGCAGTGGAGTTTATAGGAAAACAAATGATAGTGCCAGGCTCATTATCGTGACAATTGTCGGAGttgcttttggattttttgttggTATATCATTTCCAGCAGTGACATTTACAAAGGTTTGTTGATCACTAGTTTATTCCGGGAGAATCCTGGAGTTTCCATTTGGTTTAGTTAGTTTTCTCTATTTCAGATTCACATACATTCAAGCTTTACATTATCTCTCGATATATCCATTGTGAATCAGAATGAATTTAGAAGAAGCAAATCACTTGAAACTCTTGGATCAGGCAGCAATGTCACTAATGTAAGTATGTACCTATGTTGCTTAACTGCTCAATGTCACTAATGTAAGTATGTACCTTGCTTAACTGCTCATTCGTTTTGTTCATTTCATGTTCATTCAATGATATGCTTGTGCCTTGTTTACTTGCTCTCAGATTTATGTTCCAACAAATCCTCGTGGTGCGGAGTTATTGCCTCCAGGAATTGTTGTGGCCGAATCTGACTTTTACTTGCGAAGATTATGGGGTGAACCTAGTGAGGTATATTTAGAAAttgtgaataaaaaagataacattCTATAGTTTTCATTGTAATTGATTGCGGTAGCAAGTGGATTATCTTTGAATTGTTGATTCATTTCTATCTAATATCGTTGCATTTGGCTAATGTAAGCTGTAATAGAATAGGTGGCGGCCATCTGTCtgtaacacattaaaataaaatgaaagaaactgGCATCTACACTCCATAGGCCatgtgtttttttcaaaatggatgAGCCATGAATGATCTCCATGCATGGACAAATTGGATTTATTCAAGTTCTGGCGCAAATCTAGTTGTTGGATATTGATATTGTTAGGCCTCCAATTAACAGATTAAGCTTTTAGATGGAATTTCTTCAATACGAACCATTTGGTCATAATGGCTCTCAAGGTTGTCAAACTTTCTCTTTATTTGAGATCAATAGAAGATCCTTAAAATCATAACATTAGATCAATATCATAAATCTGCCAGATTTTACAAACCACGTGATACAATTTTCAAAATTGCAGATCTAAAATGCAATATATAAGCTCTGAATCATACTGTCAAATATAAACTGAAGTGTAATTTCCTGTTAATGATATCATTAGCACAGAAATAGATTCTTATAGCAAGTGAAATTTGCAGGATATGTTGAAGAAGCCAAAGTATTTATTAACATTTACAGTCGGTTATGATCAGAGGAACAACATTAACGCAGCAGTTAAAAAGGTATACAGAAAGATCATTGCACAAGTCTtcgttttttaaattgttcttgTTTCCATGGATACTgagccttgttttttttttcttcttaaatctaTGATAGTTTTCTGATGATTTCCAAATTTTGCTTTTCCACTATGATGGCCGGACAAGCGAGTGGGACCAGTTTGAGTGGTCAAAAAGTGCAATCCATGTTAGCATAATGAGACAAACAAAATGGTAAAGTTTATGCTCTGCTGCACAGTGTTGCAATATCTGTTATTAAGAACTTGTAAACACAGGCTACATACCATATTCATTAATGCACCCTTGAGTAGAGTTAGTTACCCATTGTACTGTGAGGATGTTGATACTTATCATTTAGCTGATAATTCTGTAGTCTGCTCTGCCATTCATGCCTGCCTATGTTTTACAGGTGGTATGCAAAAAGGTTTTTGCATCCTGATATTGTTGGAgcttatgaatatatttttatatgggaTGAAGATCTTGGAGTAGAACATTTTAATGGAGAGAAGTAAGTTTTCCCTcagctttttttctcttcaacagctacatgtttcttttaattcatctaTGCAAATTTTAGGTATATACAGTTGATCAAGAAACATGGTCTGGAGATCTCTCAACCAGGTCTTGAGCCTAATAATGGACTTACATGGCAGATGACGAAGAGGAGAGGAGACAGAGAGGTTCACAAGTAGGCTTGCTCTGTGTGTCTGTGTTTTATTGGATCTGGGTGGTCTTATAtgacttgaattttttcttttaacttttttcatAAAGAGTTGCTGTCTACTTTGATGAACAGGGATACAGAGGAGAAACCAGGCTGGTGTAGTGACCCACATTTGCCTCCATGTGCTGCGtactctctctcactctctctctctgtctctctgacacacacacacactcacttCCTATGTGCATGTGTGTGATATTTAAATATGCTATGTTCTTTCAGCTTTGTGGAAATCATGGCACCTGTATTCTCTCGTGAGGCTTGGCGTTGTGTGTGGCATATGATTCAGGTATTCTATGTTCAAAGATTGTGATACTAGGTTATCTGTAATTGTTTGCATAATTACATGCCTATGGGATCAGCATGCATAATTGTAATGTTGGAAGTTTGAAAACGGTCCAAGATGTCTATAtcttttaaggaaaaaactCTCTATTCTCAATTGGAGGTAGTGGAAGATAGAACGAGATAAGGAGAGCATGCACGTAGCATTGCCACCAGTCTGTGTCTAAATCATCTTCGTCGGTGTGCTTTATTTTTCAGCTGCTTTTAAAGTAATGGTTAGCATGCATATAGCATTGCCACCAGTCTGTGTTTAAATCATCTTCTTcgtgtgttttatttttcagctaCTTTTAAAGTAATGGTTTTAACTGTATGCTTTTAGAATGATTTGGTGCATGGATGGGGATTGGATTTTGCTCTCAGAAGATGTGTAGAGGTCAGTGTTTTTCATcaattctcatttatttttttcaattaatggaaaattatgtttcaactACTTTCTTGTGAACCTTCATGTGTAGAAGATGTCAACTACCATGCTGATGATGTTTGTGTGGTATGGCATAGACTTGGATCAAACTTTTGTTGAAGGCTTACTTGGTGTTTTGACCTTCTACCTCTTTTCGAGTACACAATATCACTTGAAACCCAACATATTTAACTTCTTCAAAACATGTGTTGGTTTTATAAATGCAACAATTCATGtcgaatattattttttttggttcttttttatTCACAGAGACACATGCAAGACATCAGGGTGTATTTCGTTTCTCTTTTATATTCACTCACATGCATGCAAGACATCAAGTATGTGGATGCCAATGTCA
This region of Populus trichocarpa isolate Nisqually-1 chromosome 9, P.trichocarpa_v4.1, whole genome shotgun sequence genomic DNA includes:
- the LOC7491145 gene encoding uncharacterized protein LOC7491145 isoform X2, yielding MGTIHRSGVYRKTNDSARLIIVTIVGVAFGFFVGISFPAVTFTKNEFRRSKSLETLGSGSNVTNIYVPTNPRGAELLPPGIVVAESDFYLRRLWGEPSEDMLKKPKYLLTFTVGYDQRNNINAAVKKFSDDFQILLFHYDGRTSEWDQFEWSKSAIHVSIMRQTKWWYAKRFLHPDIVGAYEYIFIWDEDLGVEHFNGEKYIQLIKKHGLEISQPGLEPNNGLTWQMTKRRGDREVHKDTEEKPGWCSDPHLPPCAAFVEIMAPVFSREAWRCVWHMIQNDLVHGWGLDFALRRCVEPAHEKIGVVDSQWIIHQVIPSLGSQGKSEKGKAPWEGVRARCRNEWSLFRSRLADAEQAYISQTKKG
- the LOC7491145 gene encoding uncharacterized protein LOC7491145 isoform X3 is translated as MGTIHRSFSCSGVYRKTNDSARLIIVTIVGVAFGFFVGISFPAVTFTKNEFRRSKSLETLGSGSNVTNIYVPTNPRGAELLPPGIVVAESDFYLRRLWGEPSEDMLKKPKYLLTFTVGYDQRNNINAAVKKFSDDFQILLFHYDGRTSEWDQFEWSKSAIHVSIMRQTKWWYAKRFLHPDIVGAYEYIFIWDEDLGVEHFNGEKYIQLIKKHGLEISQPGLEPNNGLTWQMTKRRGDREVHKDTEEKPGWCSDPHLPPCAAFVEIMAPVFSREAWRCVWHMIQNDLVHGWGLDFALRRCVEPAHEKIGVVDSQWIIHQVIPSLGSQSNHPGIFCKMSRGSQRRGKLHGKG
- the LOC7491145 gene encoding uncharacterized protein LOC7491145 isoform X1, with translation MGTIHRSFSCSGVYRKTNDSARLIIVTIVGVAFGFFVGISFPAVTFTKNEFRRSKSLETLGSGSNVTNIYVPTNPRGAELLPPGIVVAESDFYLRRLWGEPSEDMLKKPKYLLTFTVGYDQRNNINAAVKKFSDDFQILLFHYDGRTSEWDQFEWSKSAIHVSIMRQTKWWYAKRFLHPDIVGAYEYIFIWDEDLGVEHFNGEKYIQLIKKHGLEISQPGLEPNNGLTWQMTKRRGDREVHKDTEEKPGWCSDPHLPPCAAFVEIMAPVFSREAWRCVWHMIQNDLVHGWGLDFALRRCVEPAHEKIGVVDSQWIIHQVIPSLGSQGKSEKGKAPWEGVRARCRNEWSLFRSRLADAEQAYISQTKKG